The Kosakonia sacchari SP1 genome includes a window with the following:
- the purL gene encoding phosphoribosylformylglycinamidine synthase, with translation MMEILRGSPALSAFRINKLLARFQAANLPVSNIYAEYAHFADLNDGLTEDEYARLQRLLKYGPSLSSHTPTGKLLLVTPRPGTISPWSSKATDIAHNCGLNKINRLERGLAYYVEASGLTDAQWNDVAAELHDRMMESVFTSQADAERLFEHHQPAPVQSVDLLGEGRQALIDANLRLGLALAEDEIDYLQEAFTRLGRNPNDIELYMFAQANSEHCRHKIFNADWVIDGKQQPKSLFKMIKNTFEQTPDFVLSAYKDNAAVMEGSEVGRFFADRGEGRYDYHQEPAHILMKVETHNHPTAISPWPGAATGSGGEIRDEGATGRGAKPKAGLVGFSVSNLRIPGFEQPWEEDFGKPDRIVTALDIMTDGPLGGAAFNNEFGRPALNGYFRTYEEKVNSHNGEELRGYHKPIMLAGGIGNIRADHVQKGEITVGAKLIVLGGPAMNIGLGGGAASSMASGQSDADLDFASVQRDNPEMERRCQEVIDRCWQLGDANPILFIHDVGAGGLSNAMPELVSDGGRGGRFELRDILSDEPGMSPLEIWCNESQERYVLAVAADQLALFDELCRRERAPYAVIGEATQAQHLTLNDNHFNDQPIDMPLDVLLGKTPKMTRDVSSRQAAGEALNVQGISIADAVNRVLHLPTVAEKTFLVTIGDRTVTGMVARDQMVGPWQIPVANCAVTTASLDSYYGEAMALGERAPVALLDFAASARLAVGEALTNIAATQIGDIKRIKLSANWMAAAGHPGEDAGLYAAVKAVGEELCPALGLTIPVGKDSMSMKTRWQEGSEQREMTSPLSLVITAFARVEDVRGTVTPQLSTEDNALLLIDLGNGNNALGATALAQVYRQLGDKPADVRNVEQLKGFFDAIQALVADRKLLAYHDRSDGGLLVTLAEMAFTGHCGINVDIASLGQDRLAALFNEELGAVIQVRAADREAVESVLTAYGLGDCVHYLGSAVVGDRFVIEADGQAVFSESRTQLRMWWAETTWQMQRLRDNPECADQEHQAKANDNDPGLNVKLSFDINDDIAAPFIATGARPKVAVLREQGVNSHVEMAAAFHRAGFDAIDVHMSDLLAGRTGLEHFQALVACGGFSYGDVLGAGEGWAKSILFNERVRDEFETFFHRPQTLALGVCNGCQMMSNLRELIPGSELWPRFVRNHSDRFEARFSLVEVTQSPSLLLSGMVGSQMPIAVSHGEGRVEVRDGAHLAQLESKGLVALRYVDNSGAVTETYPANPNGSPNGITAVTSESGRVTIMMPHPERVFRTVSNSWHPENWGEDSPWMRIFRNARKQLG, from the coding sequence ATGATGGAAATTCTGCGTGGTTCGCCTGCATTGTCCGCTTTCCGTATCAACAAACTGCTGGCACGTTTTCAGGCTGCCAACCTCCCGGTAAGCAACATTTACGCCGAATACGCTCACTTCGCCGATCTCAATGATGGGCTGACAGAAGATGAATACGCGCGGCTCCAGCGTCTGCTGAAATACGGCCCAAGCCTTAGCAGCCATACCCCGACCGGAAAATTACTGCTCGTCACTCCTCGTCCCGGCACCATCTCTCCCTGGTCTTCTAAAGCCACCGATATCGCTCACAACTGCGGCCTCAACAAAATCAATCGCCTTGAGCGCGGCCTCGCCTATTACGTTGAGGCAAGCGGGCTGACTGACGCTCAGTGGAACGACGTTGCCGCAGAGCTGCATGACCGCATGATGGAGAGCGTATTCACCTCACAAGCAGACGCCGAACGCCTGTTTGAGCACCATCAGCCTGCGCCGGTACAGAGCGTGGACCTGCTCGGTGAAGGCCGTCAGGCGCTGATTGACGCCAACCTGCGTCTGGGGCTTGCGCTGGCGGAAGACGAAATCGACTACCTGCAAGAAGCGTTTACCCGCCTGGGGCGCAATCCGAACGACATCGAGCTTTATATGTTCGCGCAGGCGAACTCTGAGCACTGCCGCCACAAAATTTTCAACGCCGACTGGGTGATTGATGGCAAGCAGCAGCCGAAGTCGCTGTTCAAAATGATCAAAAACACCTTCGAGCAAACGCCGGATTTCGTGCTGTCGGCCTATAAAGATAACGCCGCGGTGATGGAAGGTTCCGAGGTGGGCCGCTTCTTCGCCGATCGCGGGGAAGGGCGTTACGACTACCATCAGGAACCGGCGCATATTCTTATGAAAGTGGAAACCCACAACCACCCGACGGCGATTTCGCCGTGGCCGGGTGCGGCGACAGGCTCCGGCGGCGAGATCCGCGACGAAGGCGCAACTGGCCGTGGCGCGAAGCCAAAAGCGGGGCTGGTGGGCTTTTCTGTTTCCAACCTGCGTATTCCGGGCTTTGAACAGCCGTGGGAAGAGGATTTCGGTAAACCGGATCGTATCGTCACGGCGCTGGATATCATGACCGATGGCCCGCTGGGCGGCGCGGCGTTCAACAATGAATTTGGTCGTCCAGCGCTGAACGGCTACTTCCGTACTTATGAAGAGAAAGTGAATAGCCACAACGGCGAAGAGCTGCGCGGCTACCACAAACCGATCATGCTGGCGGGCGGCATCGGCAACATCCGTGCCGATCACGTGCAGAAAGGTGAAATCACCGTTGGCGCGAAACTGATCGTGCTGGGTGGCCCGGCGATGAATATCGGTCTGGGCGGCGGCGCGGCGTCGTCAATGGCTTCTGGTCAGTCCGACGCCGATCTCGATTTTGCCTCCGTACAGCGCGACAACCCGGAGATGGAGCGTCGTTGCCAGGAGGTTATCGACCGCTGCTGGCAGCTGGGCGATGCCAACCCAATCCTCTTTATTCACGACGTTGGCGCGGGTGGTCTTTCTAACGCCATGCCGGAGCTGGTGAGCGATGGTGGGCGCGGTGGCCGTTTTGAGCTGCGCGATATTCTGAGCGATGAGCCGGGAATGAGCCCGCTGGAAATCTGGTGTAACGAATCGCAGGAGCGCTATGTGCTGGCAGTTGCCGCCGATCAACTGGCGCTGTTTGACGAGTTGTGCCGCCGCGAGCGCGCGCCTTACGCTGTGATTGGTGAAGCGACGCAAGCGCAGCACCTGACGCTCAACGATAATCACTTTAACGATCAGCCGATAGACATGCCGCTGGATGTGTTGCTGGGTAAAACGCCGAAGATGACCCGCGACGTCTCGTCTCGTCAGGCGGCTGGCGAAGCGCTGAACGTGCAGGGCATTTCCATTGCCGATGCGGTTAACCGCGTGCTGCACCTGCCAACCGTGGCAGAAAAAACCTTCCTTGTGACCATCGGCGACCGCACGGTGACCGGTATGGTCGCGCGTGATCAAATGGTGGGGCCGTGGCAGATCCCGGTGGCGAACTGCGCGGTAACGACCGCCAGCCTCGACAGCTACTACGGTGAAGCGATGGCACTGGGCGAACGTGCGCCGGTTGCGCTGCTGGACTTCGCTGCTTCCGCCCGTCTGGCGGTGGGTGAAGCGCTCACTAACATCGCCGCGACGCAGATTGGCGATATCAAACGCATTAAGCTGTCGGCAAACTGGATGGCCGCTGCCGGGCATCCAGGCGAAGACGCCGGGCTGTATGCCGCCGTGAAAGCGGTGGGTGAAGAGCTTTGTCCGGCTCTGGGGCTGACGATTCCGGTGGGCAAAGACTCAATGTCGATGAAAACCCGCTGGCAGGAAGGCAGCGAGCAGCGCGAAATGACCTCGCCGCTGTCACTGGTCATCACCGCGTTTGCCCGTGTTGAAGATGTCCGCGGCACGGTTACTCCGCAGCTTTCCACGGAAGATAACGCCCTGCTGCTGATTGACCTGGGTAATGGCAATAACGCGCTGGGCGCCACTGCGCTGGCCCAGGTTTACCGTCAATTGGGTGATAAACCAGCCGATGTGCGTAATGTCGAACAACTGAAAGGTTTTTTTGATGCTATCCAGGCGCTGGTGGCGGACCGTAAACTGCTGGCCTATCACGATCGCTCCGATGGCGGCTTGCTGGTTACGTTGGCAGAGATGGCCTTTACCGGTCACTGTGGTATCAACGTTGATATCGCGTCTCTGGGCCAGGATCGTCTGGCGGCGTTATTTAATGAAGAGCTGGGCGCGGTGATTCAGGTGCGCGCGGCCGATCGCGAAGCGGTAGAAAGCGTGCTGACGGCTTACGGCTTGGGTGATTGCGTTCACTATCTTGGTAGTGCTGTCGTAGGCGATCGCTTTGTCATTGAAGCTGATGGTCAGGCGGTGTTCAGCGAAAGCCGCACTCAGCTGCGTATGTGGTGGGCGGAAACCACCTGGCAGATGCAGCGCCTGCGTGATAACCCGGAGTGTGCGGATCAGGAGCATCAGGCGAAAGCCAATGACAACGATCCGGGCCTCAACGTGAAACTCTCTTTTGATATCAACGACGATATCGCCGCGCCGTTCATTGCTACCGGCGCACGGCCGAAAGTGGCTGTGCTGCGTGAACAAGGCGTTAACTCGCACGTTGAAATGGCTGCTGCGTTCCATCGCGCCGGTTTTGATGCCATTGACGTGCATATGAGCGACTTGCTGGCAGGGCGCACTGGCCTTGAGCATTTCCAGGCGCTGGTGGCCTGCGGCGGCTTCTCGTATGGCGATGTGCTGGGTGCGGGCGAGGGTTGGGCGAAATCGATTCTGTTCAACGAACGCGTGCGCGATGAGTTCGAAACCTTCTTCCACCGTCCGCAAACACTGGCGCTGGGCGTGTGTAACGGTTGTCAGATGATGTCTAACCTGCGTGAACTGATCCCGGGGAGCGAGCTGTGGCCGCGCTTTGTGCGTAACCACTCTGACCGCTTTGAAGCGCGCTTCAGCCTGGTGGAAGTGACGCAAAGCCCGTCGCTGCTGTTGAGCGGTATGGTTGGCTCGCAGATGCCAATCGCCGTTTCCCATGGCGAAGGTCGCGTGGAAGTGCGTGATGGCGCGCATCTGGCGCAGCTGGAAAGCAAAGGGCTGGTGGCGTTGCGCTACGTCGATAACAGCGGGGCCGTGACGGAAACTTACCCGGCGAACCCGAACGGCTCACCGAACGGCATTACGGCTGTCACCAGCGAAAGCGGGCGCGTAACTATTATGATGCCGCACCCGGAGCGCGTATTCCGCACTGTTTCCAACTCCTGGCACCCGGAAAACTGGGGCGAAGATAGCCCGTGGATGCGTATATTCCGCAACGCCCGTAAACAACTGGGTTAA
- the qseE gene encoding two component system sensor histidine kinase QseE/GlrK — MKRWPVFPRSLRQLVMMAFLLILLPLLVLAWQAWQSLNALSAQALQTNRTTLIDARRSEAMTNAALEMERSYRQYCVLDDATLARVYQNQRKRYSEMLDAHAGVLPDDKLYQALRQDLNALAQLQCKNSGPSAEASAQLEAFAAANTEMVQSTRAVVFSRGQQLQLEIAERGQFFGWQALVLFLVSLGLVLLFTRMIIGPVKGIERMINRLGEGRTLGRSVVFKGPRELRYVGERILWLSERLAWLESQRHQFLRHLSHELKTPLASMREGTELLADQVVGPLTVEQKEVVEILDASSRNLQKLIEQLLDYNRKLAEGSVELETVELAPLVEMVISAHSLPARAKMMHTDVALDVATCQAEPMLLMSVLDNLYSNAVHYGAESGNISLHSYTANARLCIEVANTGTPIPETEREMIFEPFFQGSHQRKGAVKGSGLGLSIARDCIRRMQGELHLVASSKADVCFRIELPLNAPEKSTQ; from the coding sequence TTGAAACGCTGGCCTGTTTTCCCCCGCTCGCTTCGCCAACTGGTCATGATGGCGTTTTTGTTAATTCTGTTGCCGCTGCTGGTACTGGCGTGGCAGGCGTGGCAAAGCCTGAACGCACTTAGCGCACAGGCGTTGCAGACCAACCGCACAACGTTGATTGACGCGCGTCGCAGTGAAGCAATGACCAATGCCGCACTGGAAATGGAGCGTAGCTACCGGCAGTATTGCGTGCTGGATGACGCTACCCTGGCGCGCGTGTACCAGAATCAGCGTAAGCGCTATAGCGAGATGCTTGATGCCCACGCGGGCGTGCTCCCTGACGATAAACTTTACCAGGCGCTGCGCCAGGATTTAAACGCGCTCGCCCAGTTGCAGTGTAAAAATAGCGGCCCATCTGCCGAGGCCTCTGCGCAGCTTGAGGCGTTTGCCGCCGCCAATACCGAGATGGTGCAATCGACACGTGCGGTGGTCTTTTCCCGCGGGCAGCAACTTCAACTGGAAATTGCCGAACGCGGCCAGTTTTTCGGCTGGCAGGCGCTGGTACTTTTCCTGGTAAGCCTGGGGCTGGTGCTGCTATTTACTCGTATGATCATCGGCCCGGTGAAGGGCATTGAGCGGATGATTAATCGCTTAGGCGAGGGGAGAACCCTGGGACGCAGCGTGGTCTTTAAAGGCCCGCGAGAGCTGCGTTATGTTGGCGAACGGATCCTCTGGCTGAGCGAAAGACTCGCCTGGCTTGAATCACAGCGCCATCAATTCTTACGCCATCTTTCCCACGAGCTAAAAACGCCGCTCGCCAGTATGCGCGAAGGCACCGAGCTGCTTGCCGATCAGGTTGTCGGACCGCTGACGGTGGAACAGAAAGAGGTGGTGGAGATCCTTGATGCCAGCAGCCGTAATCTGCAAAAACTGATTGAGCAGTTGCTGGATTACAACCGCAAGCTGGCCGAAGGTTCGGTGGAGCTTGAAACCGTTGAACTCGCGCCACTGGTAGAAATGGTGATCTCTGCCCACAGTTTGCCGGCGCGAGCTAAAATGATGCATACCGATGTCGCCCTTGATGTGGCGACCTGCCAGGCCGAACCGATGTTGCTGATGAGCGTGCTGGATAATCTTTACTCCAACGCGGTGCACTATGGTGCTGAATCCGGTAACATTTCTCTGCACAGCTATACTGCCAACGCGCGGCTCTGTATCGAAGTGGCAAATACCGGTACGCCGATCCCTGAAACGGAGCGTGAAATGATCTTTGAACCGTTCTTTCAGGGTAGCCACCAGCGAAAAGGAGCGGTGAAAGGCAGCGGGTTAGGGCTAAGCATTGCCAGAGACTGCATTCGCCGTATGCAAGGCGAACTGCATCTGGTGGCGAGCAGCAAAGCTGATGTCTGTTTCCGTATTGAGCTCCCTCTCAATGCGCCGGAAAAATCCACTCAATGA
- the qseG gene encoding two-component system QseEF-associated lipoprotein QseG has translation MNLNLVSMSHVFSRVVNAVTQQNAWLRVFPCLLLAGCVAQKPQSAIHDTQEERLPEHQLADFLSTDCDDIWSLSGQDVDTNPLYWLRGMDCAQRLSPAAARAEARIWSDDNWQATFRRGILLSNAKISPLERREYTERLGALSPTIPAQVRPLFELWRDGEKAQLQLAEERARYAKLQQSADSELDSLRQQQQFLREQLETTTRKLENLTDIERRLSTRNKPAATDLPDSSHPSKNDGNQEDVKP, from the coding sequence ATGAATCTAAATCTGGTGAGTATGTCGCATGTTTTTTCCCGCGTGGTTAACGCGGTTACACAGCAAAACGCCTGGCTTCGCGTATTTCCCTGTTTGCTGCTGGCGGGGTGTGTTGCGCAAAAGCCGCAAAGCGCGATTCATGACACCCAGGAAGAACGGCTCCCTGAACATCAACTGGCCGATTTCTTGTCCACCGATTGCGACGATATCTGGTCGCTGTCCGGGCAAGACGTCGACACCAACCCGCTTTACTGGCTGCGCGGTATGGACTGTGCCCAGCGTTTATCGCCCGCCGCCGCGCGTGCCGAAGCCCGTATCTGGTCTGACGATAACTGGCAGGCCACGTTCAGGCGCGGCATTTTGCTCTCTAACGCCAAAATTTCGCCGCTTGAGCGTCGTGAATACACCGAGCGACTGGGCGCATTAAGCCCCACGATCCCTGCGCAGGTTCGCCCCCTGTTTGAGCTCTGGCGCGATGGTGAAAAAGCCCAGTTGCAACTGGCGGAAGAGCGCGCCCGTTACGCGAAATTACAGCAATCGGCGGACAGCGAGCTCGATAGTCTGCGCCAGCAGCAACAATTCCTGCGTGAACAATTGGAAACGACGACACGCAAACTTGAAAACCTCACCGATATCGAACGGCGTCTCTCCACGCGTAATAAACCCGCCGCTACCGACCTGCCGGACAGTTCTCACCCGTCTAAAAACGACGGCAATCAGGAGGATGTGAAACCATGA
- the glrR gene encoding two-component system response regulator GlrR: MTSRKPAHLLLVDDDPGLLKLLGLRLTSEGYSIVTAESGQEGLRILAREKVDLVISDLRMDEMDGMQLFAEIQRVQPGMPVIILTAHGSIPDAVAATQQGVFSFLTKPVDKDALYKAIDDALEHSGSAMDDQWRETIVTRSPVMLRLLEQARMVAQSDVSVLINGQSGTGKEVLAQAIHNASPRSKSAFIAINCGALPEQLLESELFGHARGAFTGAVSSREGLFQAAEGGTLFLDEIGDMPIPLQVKLLRVLQERKVRPLGSNRDIDINVRIISATHRDLPKAMARGEFREDLYYRLNVVSLKIPALAERAEDIPLLANHLLKQSAERHKPFVRAFSTDAMKRLMTAGWPGNVRQLVNVIEQCVALTSSPVISDALVEQALEGENTALPTFVEARNQFELNYLRKLLQITKGNVTHAARMAGRNRTEFYKLLSRHELDANDFKE, translated from the coding sequence ATGACCAGCCGTAAACCTGCCCATCTGTTGCTGGTGGATGACGATCCGGGGCTGTTAAAACTGCTGGGGCTGCGCCTCACCAGCGAAGGCTACAGCATCGTTACGGCAGAAAGTGGACAGGAAGGGTTGCGCATTCTCGCGCGGGAAAAGGTCGATCTGGTGATAAGCGATCTGCGCATGGATGAGATGGATGGCATGCAACTGTTTGCCGAAATCCAGCGCGTACAGCCGGGTATGCCGGTGATTATCCTGACGGCGCACGGTTCGATTCCTGACGCGGTGGCCGCCACACAGCAGGGCGTGTTCAGCTTTCTGACCAAACCGGTGGACAAAGACGCACTGTATAAAGCGATTGACGATGCGCTGGAGCACAGCGGTTCGGCAATGGATGACCAGTGGCGTGAAACCATTGTCACCCGCAGCCCGGTAATGCTGCGTCTGCTGGAGCAGGCGCGGATGGTGGCGCAATCTGACGTGAGTGTGCTGATTAACGGCCAGAGCGGTACCGGGAAAGAGGTGCTCGCGCAGGCGATTCATAACGCCAGTCCGCGCAGCAAAAGCGCGTTTATCGCCATTAACTGCGGCGCGTTGCCGGAACAGTTACTGGAATCTGAGCTGTTCGGTCACGCGCGCGGTGCGTTTACCGGCGCGGTCAGCAGCCGCGAGGGGCTGTTTCAGGCAGCAGAAGGCGGCACGCTGTTTCTGGATGAAATTGGTGATATGCCGATTCCGTTGCAGGTCAAACTGCTGCGCGTGTTACAGGAGCGCAAAGTGCGCCCGCTCGGCAGCAACCGCGATATCGATATTAATGTGCGCATCATTTCAGCCACGCACCGTGATTTACCGAAAGCGATGGCGCGCGGGGAGTTTCGCGAAGATCTCTACTATCGGCTGAATGTGGTGAGCCTGAAGATCCCGGCGCTGGCTGAGCGCGCGGAAGATATTCCGCTGCTGGCCAATCATTTGCTGAAACAGTCGGCGGAGAGGCATAAACCGTTTGTTCGCGCGTTTTCCACTGATGCCATGAAGCGGTTGATGACCGCTGGCTGGCCTGGCAACGTGCGCCAGTTGGTTAACGTGATTGAGCAATGTGTGGCATTGACCTCATCGCCCGTTATCAGCGATGCGCTGGTGGAACAAGCGCTGGAAGGGGAAAACACCGCGCTGCCGACCTTTGTTGAGGCGCGTAATCAGTTTGAACTGAACTACCTGCGCAAGCTGCTGCAAATCACCAAGGGTAATGTCACGCATGCCGCGCGCATGGCGGGGCGCAACCGCACCGAGTTTTACAAATTACTCTCCCGCCATGAGCTGGACGCCAACGACTTTAAAGAGTAA
- the glnB gene encoding nitrogen regulatory protein P-II produces the protein MKKIDAIIKPFKLDDVREALAEVGITGMTVTEVKGFGRQKGHTELYRGAEYMVDFLPKVKIEIVVTDDIVDTCVDTIIRTAQTGKIGDGKIFVFDVARVVRIRTGEEDDAAI, from the coding sequence ATGAAAAAGATTGATGCGATTATTAAACCTTTCAAACTGGATGACGTACGTGAAGCGCTGGCTGAAGTCGGCATCACCGGGATGACGGTAACGGAAGTGAAAGGTTTTGGTCGCCAGAAAGGCCACACTGAACTTTACCGTGGCGCGGAGTATATGGTGGATTTTCTGCCGAAGGTGAAGATTGAAATTGTCGTGACTGACGACATCGTTGATACCTGCGTGGACACCATTATCCGTACTGCCCAGACCGGCAAGATCGGCGACGGTAAGATCTTCGTCTTTGATGTTGCGCGCGTAGTACGTATCCGTACCGGCGAAGAAGACGACGCCGCAATCTGA
- the hmpA gene encoding NO-inducible flavohemoprotein translates to MLDAKTIATVKATLPLLAETGPKLTAHFYDRMFTHNPELKEIFNMSNQRNGDQREALFNAIAAYASNIDNLAALLPAVEKIAQKHTSFQIQPEQYNIVGAHLLATLDEMFSPGQEVLDAWGKAYGVLAGVFINREAQIYSEHAEKTGGWQGTRAFRLVEKKPQSALITSFEFEPVDGQPVAAYQPGQYLGVWLKPEGFANQEIRQYSLTRKPDGKSYRIAVKREAGGQVSTWLHNSAKVGDIVHLAAPAGDFFIDVQSSTPVTLISAGVGQTPMLAMLDSLSKSQHAAQVNWFHAAMNGEVHAFADEVSKLGASLNHFYQHIWYQQPAAAEVNSGRYHSEGLMDLHALEGKFSDPAMQFYLCGPVGFMQFVAQQLVALGVNKDSIHYECFGPHKVL, encoded by the coding sequence ATGCTCGACGCCAAAACCATCGCTACGGTCAAAGCCACCCTTCCCCTGCTGGCGGAAACCGGACCAAAACTCACTGCCCATTTTTACGACCGAATGTTCACTCACAACCCGGAACTGAAAGAAATTTTCAATATGAGTAACCAGCGCAACGGCGATCAGCGTGAAGCGCTGTTCAACGCCATTGCCGCTTACGCCAGCAATATTGATAATCTTGCCGCGCTGCTGCCGGCGGTTGAGAAAATCGCCCAGAAGCACACCAGCTTTCAGATCCAGCCGGAACAGTACAACATTGTGGGCGCGCACCTGCTGGCGACGCTGGATGAGATGTTCAGTCCGGGGCAAGAAGTGTTGGACGCCTGGGGAAAAGCCTACGGCGTACTGGCGGGTGTCTTTATCAACCGTGAAGCGCAGATCTACAGCGAACACGCGGAAAAAACTGGCGGCTGGCAAGGCACGCGCGCATTCCGCCTGGTAGAGAAAAAACCGCAGAGCGCGCTTATTACCAGCTTTGAATTTGAACCGGTCGACGGTCAGCCGGTCGCCGCTTATCAGCCGGGGCAATATCTGGGTGTCTGGCTGAAGCCTGAGGGTTTCGCCAATCAGGAGATCCGCCAGTATTCACTGACCCGCAAGCCTGACGGCAAAAGCTACCGTATCGCGGTAAAACGCGAAGCGGGTGGACAGGTTTCTACCTGGCTGCATAACAGTGCAAAAGTGGGCGATATTGTGCATCTTGCCGCGCCTGCCGGGGACTTCTTTATTGATGTGCAGAGCAGCACGCCGGTCACGCTGATCTCTGCGGGTGTCGGTCAGACACCGATGCTGGCGATGCTCGACAGCCTTTCCAAATCACAACATGCTGCGCAGGTAAACTGGTTCCACGCCGCGATGAATGGCGAGGTGCATGCTTTTGCCGATGAAGTGAGCAAACTGGGCGCGTCGCTGAACCATTTTTATCAGCATATATGGTATCAACAGCCTGCGGCGGCTGAGGTGAATAGCGGCCGCTATCACAGTGAAGGGTTGATGGATTTACACGCGTTGGAAGGGAAGTTCAGCGATCCGGCGATGCAGTTTTACCTCTGCGGACCGGTCGGTTTTATGCAGTTTGTCGCGCAACAACTGGTCGCGCTTGGCGTGAACAAAGATAGCATTCATTACGAATGCTTTGGCCCGCATAAAGTGTTGTAA
- the glyA gene encoding serine hydroxymethyltransferase, with the protein MLKREMNIADYDAELWQAMEQEKVRQEEHIELIASENYTSPRVMQAQGSQLTNKYAEGYPGKRYYGGCEYVDIVEQLAIDRAKELFGADYANVQPHSGSQANFAVYTALLQPGDTVLGMNLAQGGHLTHGSPVNFSGKLYNIIPYGIDESGKIDYEDMAKQAKEHKPKMIIGGFSAYSGIVDWAKMREIADSIGAYLFVDMAHVAGLIAAGVYPNPVPHAHVVTTTTHKTLAGPRGGLILAKGGDEELYKKLNSAVFPSAQGGPLMHVIAAKAVALKEAMEPEFKIYQQQVAKNAKAMVEVFLNRGYKVVSGGTENHLFLLDLVDKNLTGKEADAALGRANITVNKNSVPNDPKSPFVTSGIRIGSPAVTRRGFKEAEVKELAGWMCDVLDNINDEAVIERVKGKVLDICARFPVYA; encoded by the coding sequence ATGTTAAAGCGTGAAATGAACATTGCCGATTATGATGCCGAACTGTGGCAGGCTATGGAGCAGGAAAAAGTACGTCAGGAAGAACACATTGAACTGATCGCCTCCGAAAACTACACCAGCCCGCGTGTCATGCAGGCTCAGGGTTCTCAGCTGACGAACAAATACGCCGAAGGTTATCCGGGCAAACGCTACTACGGCGGTTGCGAATATGTGGATATCGTTGAGCAACTGGCGATTGATCGCGCGAAAGAACTGTTTGGCGCGGATTACGCCAACGTGCAGCCGCACTCGGGTTCACAGGCGAACTTCGCGGTCTACACTGCGCTGCTGCAACCGGGCGATACCGTTCTGGGTATGAACCTGGCGCAGGGCGGTCACCTGACTCACGGCTCCCCGGTTAACTTCTCTGGCAAACTGTACAACATCATCCCTTACGGTATTGATGAGTCCGGTAAAATTGACTACGAAGACATGGCGAAGCAGGCGAAAGAGCACAAACCGAAGATGATTATCGGTGGTTTCTCTGCTTATTCCGGCATCGTTGACTGGGCAAAAATGCGCGAAATCGCCGACAGCATCGGGGCTTACCTGTTCGTTGACATGGCACACGTTGCGGGTCTGATTGCCGCTGGCGTTTACCCGAACCCGGTTCCGCATGCGCACGTTGTGACCACCACCACCCACAAAACCCTGGCGGGCCCGCGCGGCGGTCTGATCCTGGCGAAAGGCGGTGACGAAGAGCTGTACAAAAAACTGAACTCCGCCGTTTTCCCAAGCGCGCAGGGCGGCCCGTTGATGCACGTTATCGCGGCAAAAGCGGTGGCACTGAAAGAAGCGATGGAGCCAGAGTTTAAAATTTACCAGCAGCAGGTTGCCAAAAACGCCAAAGCGATGGTGGAAGTGTTCCTGAACCGTGGCTACAAAGTGGTGTCTGGCGGTACTGAAAACCACCTGTTCCTGCTGGATCTGGTAGACAAAAACCTGACCGGTAAAGAAGCGGATGCTGCGCTGGGTCGTGCAAACATCACGGTGAACAAAAACAGCGTGCCGAACGATCCGAAGAGCCCGTTTGTCACTTCCGGTATCCGTATCGGTAGCCCGGCTGTGACCCGTCGTGGTTTTAAAGAAGCAGAAGTGAAGGAGCTGGCTGGCTGGATGTGTGACGTGCTGGACAACATCAATGACGAAGCGGTTATCGAGCGCGTCAAAGGTAAAGTTCTGGATATCTGCGCCCGCTTCCCTGTTTACGCGTAA